One stretch of Streptomyces hygroscopicus DNA includes these proteins:
- a CDS encoding TetR family transcriptional regulator translates to MTTGSGTASAPPEATPPAEASAAARPAAEPPATARPPAARRGSYRRLSVEARRAELLTAALGLFAHRAPEDVSLDDVALAAGASRPLVYRYFPGGKQQLYEAALRSAADELELCFEEPRSGPLSGRLSRVLDRYLAFVDEHDAGFSALLQSGSVVETSRTNAIVDEVRRAAAEEILLHLAVKEPGARLRMMVRTWITAVEAASLIWLDEEKQPPVEELRDWLVDQFVAMLTATATTDPQAARVMRAALIMEPAEGLVGRLARRVVPALGEASHLL, encoded by the coding sequence ATGACGACAGGCAGCGGCACCGCTTCGGCGCCCCCGGAGGCGACACCCCCGGCGGAGGCGAGCGCCGCCGCACGCCCGGCGGCGGAACCCCCGGCCACCGCCCGCCCGCCGGCCGCCCGGCGGGGGAGCTACCGCAGGCTGAGCGTCGAGGCGCGGCGGGCCGAACTCCTCACCGCCGCGCTCGGCCTCTTCGCCCATCGCGCGCCCGAGGACGTGTCGCTGGACGATGTGGCCCTGGCCGCCGGTGCCTCCCGTCCGCTGGTCTACCGCTACTTCCCGGGCGGTAAGCAGCAGTTGTACGAGGCGGCGCTGCGCAGCGCCGCCGATGAGCTGGAACTGTGCTTCGAGGAGCCCAGGAGCGGTCCGCTCAGCGGCCGGCTGAGCCGGGTGCTGGACCGCTATCTGGCCTTCGTGGACGAGCACGACGCGGGGTTCAGCGCGCTGTTGCAGAGCGGCAGCGTGGTCGAGACCTCGCGGACGAACGCGATCGTGGACGAGGTGCGGCGGGCGGCGGCCGAGGAGATTCTGCTCCATCTGGCGGTCAAGGAGCCCGGTGCGCGGCTGCGGATGATGGTGCGCACCTGGATCACGGCCGTCGAGGCGGCCTCGTTGATCTGGCTGGACGAGGAGAAGCAGCCGCCGGTGGAGGAGCTGCGCGACTGGCTGGTGGACCAGTTCGTGGCGATGCTGACCGCCACCGCGACCACCGATCCGCAGGCGGCCCGGGTGATGCGGGCCGCGCTCATCATGGAGCCCGCCGAGGGCCTGGTCGGGCGGCTGGCACGCCGCGTTGTGCCCGCGCTGGGCGAGGCGTCGCATCTGCTGTGA
- a CDS encoding membrane protein encodes MTTTTEPPALRDALGLIKDRERVAERLLESSAKHSFDPDTELDWDAPFEPGKWFWPPELVSLYDTPMWRRMSEEQRQLLARHEAAALASLGIWFEIILIQLMTRHIYDKPATSAHVRYALTEIADECRHSKMFARLITKSGTPAYPVTRLHHNLGRIFKAISTTPGSFTATLLGEEILDWMQRLTFPDERVQPLVRGVTRIHVVEEARHVRYAREELRRQMLRAPRWEAELTRIGSGEFSRIFSQAFINPKVYSDVGLDRRAAVAQVQASAHRREVMRSGAAKLTEFLDDVGVMRGVGRRLWKSSGLLA; translated from the coding sequence ATGACCACCACGACCGAACCCCCCGCGCTCCGGGACGCGCTCGGGCTGATCAAGGACCGCGAACGGGTCGCGGAGCGACTGCTCGAATCCTCCGCCAAGCACTCCTTCGACCCCGACACCGAACTCGACTGGGACGCGCCGTTCGAGCCCGGCAAGTGGTTCTGGCCACCGGAGCTGGTCTCGCTCTACGACACGCCCATGTGGCGGCGGATGTCCGAGGAGCAGCGGCAACTGCTCGCCCGGCACGAGGCGGCGGCGCTCGCCTCCCTGGGCATATGGTTCGAGATCATCCTCATCCAGCTGATGACCCGGCACATCTACGACAAGCCCGCGACCAGCGCCCATGTGCGGTACGCGCTCACCGAGATCGCCGACGAGTGCCGCCACTCCAAGATGTTCGCGCGGCTGATCACCAAGAGCGGTACCCCGGCCTATCCGGTCACCCGGCTCCACCACAACCTGGGCCGGATCTTCAAGGCGATCTCCACCACGCCCGGTTCGTTCACCGCGACCCTCCTCGGCGAGGAGATCCTGGACTGGATGCAGCGGCTGACCTTCCCCGACGAGCGCGTGCAGCCGCTGGTGCGCGGGGTGACCCGGATCCATGTGGTCGAGGAGGCGCGCCATGTGCGGTACGCGCGCGAGGAGCTGCGCCGCCAGATGCTGCGGGCGCCGCGCTGGGAGGCGGAGCTGACCCGGATCGGGTCGGGCGAGTTCTCCCGGATCTTCTCGCAGGCGTTCATCAACCCCAAGGTCTATTCGGACGTAGGGCTCGACCGGCGCGCGGCCGTCGCTCAAGTGCAGGCCAGCGCCCATCGCCGCGAGGTGATGCGCAGCGGCGCCGCCAAGCTGACCGAATTCCTCGACGACGTCGGGGTGATGCGGGGCGTGGGCCGCCGGCTGTGGAAGAGCTCGGGGCTGCTGGCGTAG
- a CDS encoding GCN5 family N-acetyltransferase, which produces MRIRTSTSEELPVLQDIERAAGLCFRDIGMDEVADDEPLSLEELSRYQRAGRAWVAVDDADRAMAYLITDPVDGNVHIEQISVHPDSARRGVGRALIDHIAVRAADDGVPALTLTTFVDVAWNAPYYAARCGFRTLAEAELTPGLREIRRCEAGHGLDRWPRVCMRRDVG; this is translated from the coding sequence GTGCGGATTCGAACGAGCACCAGTGAAGAACTCCCCGTCCTCCAGGACATAGAGCGCGCCGCCGGACTCTGCTTCCGGGACATCGGGATGGACGAAGTCGCCGATGACGAGCCCCTGAGCCTGGAGGAGCTGAGCCGCTACCAGCGGGCCGGACGGGCCTGGGTCGCGGTGGACGACGCCGACCGGGCGATGGCGTATCTGATCACCGACCCCGTCGACGGAAACGTCCATATCGAGCAGATCTCGGTCCACCCCGACAGCGCCCGCCGCGGCGTGGGACGGGCCCTGATCGACCACATCGCGGTGCGGGCCGCCGACGACGGCGTCCCCGCGCTCACCCTGACCACCTTCGTCGACGTGGCCTGGAACGCCCCGTACTACGCCGCACGCTGCGGCTTCCGGACCCTGGCCGAGGCCGAGCTGACCCCCGGCCTCCGGGAGATCCGGCGCTGCGAGGCGGGCCATGGGCTGGACCGCTGGCCACGGGTGTGCATGCGCAGGGACGTGGGGTAG
- a CDS encoding transcriptional regulator, LysR family yields MRVSASATHGEAMAGLEIRELECFLALSEELHFGRAAERLYISQSRVSQLLRSLERRIGARLLERTSRRARLTPLGERFLADLRPAYEALYGAVESARGAARGVEGVLRIGFQGAADERVTEAIAAFRERHPGCETTTVEVPLADPFGAVRAGEVDAAIVCLPVAEPDLVLGPVFSKQPQTVVVSARHPFAGRARVDAEALADCPLIGPSAPAPRYWHDAMAPAATPGGRPIPRGPRVHTLQEGLAAVAAGRGGMLLCVPTAEYHRRRDITFVPVEGVPDSMLGLVWRRAGETARIRAFGRAVEELCSAPD; encoded by the coding sequence ATGCGCGTCAGCGCGAGCGCGACCCATGGGGAGGCCATGGCCGGGTTGGAGATCCGCGAGCTGGAGTGCTTTCTCGCGCTGAGCGAGGAGCTGCACTTCGGGCGCGCGGCCGAGCGGTTGTACATCTCGCAGAGCAGGGTGAGTCAGCTACTGCGGTCCCTGGAGCGCCGGATCGGGGCCCGGCTGCTGGAGCGCACCAGCCGCCGGGCGCGGCTGACCCCGCTCGGCGAGCGGTTCCTGGCCGATCTCCGGCCCGCCTACGAGGCGCTGTACGGGGCCGTCGAGAGCGCCCGCGGTGCGGCGCGCGGGGTGGAGGGCGTACTGCGGATCGGGTTCCAGGGGGCTGCCGATGAACGGGTGACGGAGGCCATCGCGGCCTTCCGGGAACGCCACCCCGGCTGTGAGACGACGACCGTGGAGGTCCCGCTGGCCGATCCGTTCGGCGCGGTACGGGCCGGTGAGGTGGACGCCGCGATCGTATGTCTGCCGGTCGCCGAGCCCGATCTGGTCCTCGGCCCGGTCTTCTCCAAGCAACCGCAGACGGTGGTGGTCTCCGCCCGCCATCCGTTCGCGGGCCGCGCCCGCGTGGATGCCGAGGCGCTGGCCGACTGCCCGCTGATCGGCCCGTCCGCCCCCGCGCCGCGCTACTGGCACGATGCGATGGCGCCCGCCGCCACCCCCGGTGGGCGCCCGATCCCGCGCGGGCCGCGGGTGCACACGCTCCAGGAGGGGCTGGCGGCGGTCGCGGCGGGACGGGGCGGGATGCTGCTGTGCGTCCCGACGGCGGAGTATCACCGCCGCCGGGACATCACCTTCGTACCGGTCGAGGGGGTGCCGGACTCGATGCTCGGCCTGGTGTGGCGGCGGGCGGGCGAGACGGCGCGGATACGGGCGTTCGGGCGGGCGGTGGAGGAGCTGTGCTCGGCGCCGGACTGA
- a CDS encoding transporter — protein sequence MVRSPLRAWLAVVAVAVGTFSVVTTEMLPVGLLTSIGSALGVSDGTAGLAMTVPGLVAAFAAPLLTVTVGRFDRRLVLCGLMGLLAVANLLSALAPGFAVLLFARVLVGVSIGGVWSIAGGLGVRLVPERSAGHATTLIFSGIAVASVLGVPIGTLLGDLVHWRVAFAAMAALSLAVAAAMAVTLPPLPTAGTVRLREVPGLFRNVRLRTGLITTLLLVTGHFLAYTYVRPVLEDVAGVGTGLISTLLLAYGVAGIAGNFLAGTTAHRYPRRTLMVIFTLLAAAELLIPVAGATTAGAAVLLLVWGLAYGGVSVTCQTWVLHAAPDAREAASALFVGVFNVAIALGALLGGRAADGIAVPSVMWFGGALVVLALANMALFGSRGAVAASGRTGASSGHGATSSQVDQALR from the coding sequence GTGGTGCGCTCGCCACTCAGGGCCTGGCTCGCCGTCGTCGCCGTCGCGGTCGGCACCTTCTCGGTGGTCACCACCGAGATGCTGCCGGTCGGCCTGCTGACGTCGATCGGCTCCGCGCTCGGCGTCTCGGACGGTACGGCGGGTCTGGCCATGACCGTGCCCGGTCTGGTCGCCGCGTTCGCCGCCCCGCTGCTCACCGTCACCGTCGGCCGCTTCGACCGGCGGCTGGTGCTGTGCGGTCTGATGGGGCTGCTGGCCGTCGCCAATCTGCTGTCCGCGCTCGCGCCCGGCTTCGCCGTCCTGCTGTTCGCCCGGGTGCTGGTCGGGGTGAGCATCGGCGGGGTGTGGTCGATCGCCGGCGGGCTCGGGGTGCGGCTGGTGCCCGAGCGGTCCGCGGGCCACGCCACCACGCTGATCTTCAGCGGTATCGCGGTGGCCTCGGTGCTGGGGGTGCCGATCGGGACGCTCCTCGGCGATCTGGTCCACTGGCGGGTCGCGTTCGCCGCCATGGCCGCCCTGTCGCTGGCCGTGGCCGCCGCCATGGCCGTCACCCTGCCACCGTTGCCCACGGCCGGGACCGTGCGGCTGCGCGAGGTGCCCGGGCTGTTCCGCAACGTCCGGCTGCGGACCGGCCTCATCACCACATTGCTGCTGGTCACCGGCCACTTCTTGGCGTACACCTACGTCCGCCCGGTGCTCGAGGACGTCGCCGGGGTCGGAACGGGCCTGATCAGCACCCTGCTGCTGGCGTACGGCGTGGCGGGCATCGCCGGGAACTTCCTGGCCGGCACCACCGCCCATCGCTATCCGCGCCGCACCCTCATGGTCATCTTCACCCTGCTCGCGGCGGCCGAGCTGCTGATCCCGGTCGCCGGTGCCACGACGGCCGGGGCGGCCGTACTGCTGCTGGTGTGGGGCCTGGCGTACGGCGGGGTGTCGGTGACCTGCCAGACCTGGGTGCTGCACGCGGCGCCGGACGCGCGGGAGGCGGCGTCGGCGCTGTTCGTCGGGGTCTTCAACGTGGCGATAGCGCTGGGCGCGCTGCTCGGCGGCCGGGCGGCGGACGGGATCGCGGTCCCCAGCGTGATGTGGTTCGGGGGCGCGCTGGTGGTCCTCGCCCTGGCGAACATGGCGCTCTTCGGCAGCCGGGGAGCCGTCGCGGCTTCCGGCCGGACGGGGGCCTCGTCGGGCCATGGGGCCACGTCAAGCCAGGTGGACCAGGCGCTCAGGTGA
- a CDS encoding transporter, whose amino-acid sequence MPQSAPPRLAEPLSAAPSGTPLPREVGGGFVAVLAFCGIAVSVMQTLVVPLVTELPQLLHTTSSNASWVVTATLLAGAVSTPVMGRLGDMFGKRRMLMVALALMVIGSLTCAVTSDLVVMVVGRAIQGGAMGAIPLGISIMRDELPPQKLGSAMALMSSSLGIGGALGLPAAAFVAQHTSWHVLFYGAAGLGVISIALVLAVIPESSVRTPSRFDVIGALGLTAGLVCLLLPITKGGDWGWTSGTTLGLFGAAVVILLLWGVFELRIAEPLVDLRTTARRQVLLTNLTSIMVGFSFYAMSLILPQLLQLPKATGYGLGQSMVMAGLYFAPMGVAMMLVSPLSARINAAKGPKVSLVLGLIVIGATYGAGLVMMDYIWQIVVLSTALGIGIGIAYSAMPTLIVSAVPAAETGAANGLNTLMRSIGMSTSSAVVGVILAHQTTDFGGVALPSKDGFQTSFLVACAAAVGGLLIALFLPARRRAGLAGSAPVATSAPATAPATAADSAPVADAAPVAAPALVGAPATVATSAASAASAASPATEAATEVGDVAYADYAAADMPALTGSVIHGRVLGPGGTPLADAAITLIDTGGRQLGRTVTGRDGRYRVPAPDTASVVLIGSAAGYQPQAATLLVTDLPVVCDLRLSGGGGLTGSVRAVGGEPLAGATATATGPEGEVAASATADEKGEFALPELAPGTYTLTVAAAGHRPYATQVELTVGEPVRVDAQLPPAARVRGTVRDRGGRPLGDTRVSLLDASGDVVGQVITGDDGSFGFEALTGDHYTVVASGYAPATRQIAVGGAAGTERRDVDFLLGHGEE is encoded by the coding sequence ATGCCCCAGTCAGCCCCACCTCGCCTCGCGGAACCTCTGAGCGCCGCGCCGTCCGGCACGCCGCTCCCGCGGGAGGTCGGCGGTGGCTTCGTGGCGGTGCTCGCGTTCTGCGGTATCGCCGTGTCCGTCATGCAGACGCTGGTCGTTCCGCTGGTCACCGAGCTGCCCCAGCTGCTGCACACCACCAGCTCCAACGCGTCCTGGGTGGTCACCGCCACCCTGCTCGCCGGCGCGGTCTCCACCCCGGTCATGGGCCGGCTCGGGGACATGTTCGGCAAGCGCCGGATGCTGATGGTCGCGTTGGCACTGATGGTCATCGGCTCGCTGACCTGCGCCGTCACCTCCGACCTGGTGGTGATGGTGGTCGGCCGGGCCATCCAGGGCGGGGCCATGGGGGCCATTCCGCTCGGCATCAGCATCATGCGGGACGAGCTGCCGCCGCAGAAGCTGGGCTCGGCGATGGCTCTGATGAGCTCGTCGCTGGGTATCGGCGGCGCGCTGGGGCTGCCCGCCGCCGCGTTCGTGGCGCAGCACACCAGCTGGCATGTGCTGTTCTACGGGGCCGCGGGGCTGGGCGTGATATCGATCGCCCTGGTGCTCGCCGTCATCCCGGAGTCCTCCGTCCGCACTCCCAGCCGCTTCGACGTCATCGGCGCGCTCGGGCTGACAGCCGGACTCGTCTGCCTGCTGCTGCCCATCACCAAGGGTGGTGACTGGGGTTGGACGAGCGGCACCACTCTCGGGCTGTTCGGCGCGGCCGTGGTGATCCTGCTGCTGTGGGGCGTCTTCGAGCTGCGCATCGCCGAGCCGCTGGTCGATCTGCGGACCACGGCGCGGCGTCAGGTGCTGCTGACCAACCTCACCTCGATCATGGTCGGCTTCTCCTTCTACGCGATGTCGCTGATCCTTCCGCAGCTCCTGCAGCTCCCGAAGGCCACCGGTTACGGCCTGGGCCAGTCGATGGTCATGGCGGGGCTCTACTTCGCCCCGATGGGCGTCGCGATGATGCTGGTCTCGCCGCTGTCCGCGCGGATCAACGCCGCGAAGGGGCCGAAGGTCTCGCTGGTCCTCGGGCTGATCGTGATCGGCGCGACGTACGGCGCGGGCCTGGTGATGATGGACTACATCTGGCAGATCGTGGTGCTGTCCACCGCGCTCGGCATCGGCATCGGCATCGCGTACTCGGCGATGCCCACGCTGATCGTCAGCGCCGTTCCGGCCGCCGAGACGGGGGCGGCGAACGGGCTCAACACCCTCATGCGGTCCATCGGCATGTCCACCTCCAGCGCGGTGGTGGGCGTGATCCTGGCGCACCAGACGACCGACTTCGGCGGAGTGGCGCTGCCGAGCAAGGACGGGTTCCAGACGTCGTTCCTGGTGGCGTGTGCGGCCGCGGTCGGCGGCCTGCTGATCGCCCTGTTCCTGCCCGCGCGGCGGCGCGCCGGGCTGGCGGGCTCGGCTCCCGTGGCCACCTCGGCGCCCGCGACCGCGCCCGCGACCGCGGCGGACTCCGCCCCGGTCGCCGACGCCGCCCCCGTGGCCGCCCCCGCTCTCGTGGGCGCCCCGGCCACCGTCGCAACCTCGGCCGCCTCTGCCGCCTCTGCTGCCTCGCCTGCGACAGAGGCTGCGACAGAGGTCGGGGATGTCGCCTACGCCGACTACGCGGCGGCGGACATGCCCGCCCTCACCGGCAGCGTCATCCACGGCCGCGTCCTCGGCCCCGGCGGCACCCCGCTCGCCGACGCCGCCATCACCCTCATCGACACCGGCGGCCGTCAGCTCGGCCGTACGGTCACCGGCCGCGACGGCCGGTACCGCGTGCCCGCCCCGGACACCGCGAGCGTCGTCCTCATCGGCTCGGCCGCCGGGTACCAGCCGCAGGCCGCCACGCTGCTGGTGACGGATCTGCCCGTCGTCTGCGATCTGCGGCTGTCCGGCGGGGGCGGACTGACCGGGTCCGTACGGGCCGTCGGCGGGGAACCGCTGGCCGGTGCGACCGCCACTGCCACCGGCCCCGAGGGCGAGGTGGCGGCGTCGGCGACCGCCGACGAGAAGGGCGAGTTCGCGCTGCCGGAACTGGCCCCGGGGACGTACACGCTGACCGTGGCCGCCGCCGGGCACCGGCCGTACGCCACCCAGGTGGAGCTCACCGTCGGTGAGCCGGTGCGGGTGGACGCGCAGCTGCCGCCGGCGGCCCGGGTCCGGGGCACCGTACGGGACCGGGGCGGCCGGCCGCTCGGGGACACCCGGGTCTCGCTGCTGGACGCGTCCGGTGACGTGGTCGGCCAGGTGATCACCGGTGACGACGGGTCCTTCGGCTTCGAGGCCCTCACCGGCGATCACTACACGGTGGTGGCCAGCGGCTACGCCCCGGCGACCCGCCAGATCGCGGTCGGCGGCGCTGCGGGCACCGAGCGGCGGGATGTGGACTTCCTGCTGGGTCACGGCGAGGAGTGA